A genomic window from Fusarium oxysporum Fo47 chromosome X, complete sequence includes:
- a CDS encoding uncharacterized protein (expressed protein) — protein MRNSEIGFRVTHNDGTTDSMIALDCLKRLFQFQLPEMPKDYISRLVYDPSCLSITIVKKTGGFISSITIRQLQARHVAQIVFCAVSSAEQVKGYGAALMDHLKHHIKATSSVTHLLVYADNYYVGFFQKQVFTKSVSLDQSVSMECVKGYEGVTLMQYAIGTGLEGRQYDL, from the coding sequence ATGCGAAACAGCGAGATAGGATTTCGAGTCACCCACAACGATGGGACTACAGATAGTATGATAGCTCTTGATTGTCTCAAGCGCCTTTTCCAGTTTCAGCTTCCCGAAATGCCAAAAGACTACATCTCACGGCTGGTTTACGatccttcttgtctttctATCACCATCGTCAAGAAAACTGGAGGGTTCATTAGCAGTATAACAATCCGGCAGCTTCAGGCCCGCCATGTCGCGCAGATCGTCTTTTGCGCCGTATCATCTGCTGAGCAGGTGAAAGGCTATGGTGCCGCTCTCATGGACCATCTCAAACACCATATCAAGGCTACTTCATCAGTCACGCATCTATTGGTGTATGCTGATAACTATTATGTGGGATTCTTTCAGAAACAGGTATTTACAAAGAGTGTATCTCTGGATCAGTCTGTTTCTATGGAATGTGTCAAGGGCTACGAAGGAGTAACCCTGATGCAGTATGCTATAGGGACAGGGCTTGAAGGCCGTCAGTACGATCTTTAG